AAATCCCAGCCAGTCGAATCAAGAATGCAGCCACCGATATCCAGTTCCTGTTACCATCCGTGACACTCTCCACGATGGACCTATAGGCCCGCTAACAGCCCTGTGCAAGGTTTTCCGGGTTTTCACATTCACTCCGGGGTGGGGCTTTTTATCGAAGCCCGCGAGTCTGAAAGACTGTGAAACTGCTCCAACGACTCACCGGACTCTTCGGAAGCGAAGACGGGGGTCAGTCGCCGGACGCCGCGACCGAACAGGCGGCGACACCGTCGTCTCCCTCCGACACAGCAGCGGCGGCCGACACGGGCGCTGAGGCGGCGCCGGAGCCTGCTGACGAGACCGAACCGACGCAGGCGGACGACGACGCCGGCCACGAGGCGGACGCCGACGAGGCCGACCCGGAGCCGCGCGACCGGACCGAGGTGTTCCGCGAGCAGGCGGCCGCCTGTGTCGCGGCGTGGCCCGAGGCCGACCTGGACTACTCGCCGGCGTCGCTGGAGCGACTGGACGAGGTCGCCGCAGAGCTCGCCGACGAGGGGGCGAACGACAAGCAGCACGTGCTCTCGCTGGGGAGCTACTTCGGGGAGACGCTGCTGCGCCAGACCGAGGGCGAGTGGCGGAAACCGGAGAGCGGGGCCTGGGCGGTCGTGCTCACCGGTGAGGAGACCGACGTGACCCTGAACGTCTTCCAGATCGCCGACGGCGCGCTCTCGGGGACGAGCGGGTTCGCGGCGACCTACCGGTCGGTCGAGCGCCGGTTCTGACGCACGCGTCGTCCGTCGGGCATCGACGCTGGTGCCCCTCGACCGCAAGCCGTGGCCGGGGTGGGAGTGACACTGTGTCCCTCGGGCAACCTTTTTTTCACCCCCTGTCGAACATCGGTGGATATGGAACGCGCACTTGCCGTCATCCGGAACGACTCCGAACAGACCCAGTCCCTCATCCGAGAGGCCGGCGAACTCGCCGCCGGGGTCGACGCCGACCTCTCCCTGCTCCACGTCCTGCCGGAGGAGGAGTACGAGGAGATCATGTCCTCGCGACTGGAGACCAAGGGGAAGAGCTTCCCCCTCGACGAGGCCGAGATGGAGGCCGAGCACTTCGCGACACAGGTCGGCCACAGGGCCCTGGAGAACGTCGACATCGAGTACGAGGTACTGGGGACCGTCGGCCGCGAGGAGCACGCCATCCTCGACGTCGCCGAGGAACTGGAGTGCGACCACCTCTTCATCTCGGGACGCCGCCGGTCCCCGAGCGGGAAGGCCCTGTTCGGTGACCTGACCCAGCGCATCCTCCTCAATTTCGACGGGCGGGTGACCGTCCAGCTCCACGAGGAGGAATGACGGTCGTCGCCTTCCTCTCGGTCGCCCCCGTCGTCGAGGGGAGCATGGCCGGCGAGGTCGCGAAGGCGGTCGCCGCCCTCGAGGACTTCGACGTGACCTACGAGACGACCCCGATGGGGACGACCATCGAGGCCGACGACGTGGCGACGGTGTTCGCCGCCGCCCAGGCCGCCCACGAGGCGGTCGACGGCGACCGCGTCTCGACGTTCCTGAAGATCGACGACAAGCGGACGAAGACGACCACGG
This window of the Haloarchaeobius amylolyticus genome carries:
- a CDS encoding MTH1187 family thiamine-binding protein → MTVVAFLSVAPVVEGSMAGEVAKAVAALEDFDVTYETTPMGTTIEADDVATVFAAAQAAHEAVDGDRVSTFLKIDDKRTKTTTADDKVAAVEGHLGRPARSDPDE
- a CDS encoding universal stress protein, which codes for MERALAVIRNDSEQTQSLIREAGELAAGVDADLSLLHVLPEEEYEEIMSSRLETKGKSFPLDEAEMEAEHFATQVGHRALENVDIEYEVLGTVGREEHAILDVAEELECDHLFISGRRRSPSGKALFGDLTQRILLNFDGRVTVQLHEEE